In Bacteroidota bacterium, one DNA window encodes the following:
- a CDS encoding cob(I)yrinic acid a,c-diamide adenosyltransferase, with translation MKIYTKTGDDGTTGLFSAGRIRKDAARIRAYGDIDELNSILGFVVALDTGGVFNTRLVSIQRLLFVAGADLATPLSAKVSYDVPRVVAEDIRALELLIDEYEESLEPLTQFILPGGSPLAAQLHVARTVARRAEREVVTLMHTEDIGAFILPFVNRLSDLFFVLARYANHRLGVQEHAWDGKRPSNPQL, from the coding sequence ATGAAAATTTATACAAAAACGGGTGACGACGGGACGACCGGACTCTTTTCCGCAGGACGAATACGAAAAGATGCGGCACGGATTCGTGCCTACGGTGACATAGACGAGCTCAATTCGATCCTCGGATTTGTAGTGGCGTTGGATACCGGTGGTGTCTTCAACACGCGCCTGGTATCTATCCAACGATTGCTCTTTGTCGCAGGGGCCGATCTTGCAACACCACTCTCAGCAAAGGTTAGTTATGATGTCCCTCGTGTTGTCGCAGAAGATATTCGGGCGTTGGAATTGCTCATCGACGAATACGAGGAAAGTCTAGAGCCCTTAACGCAGTTCATTTTGCCGGGCGGTTCGCCATTGGCCGCACAGTTACATGTTGCCCGGACGGTTGCGCGTCGCGCCGAACGTGAGGTGGTGACGCTCATGCATACAGAAGATATCGGAGCATTTATCCTCCCGTTTGTAAATCGGCTTTCCGATCTATTTTTTGTTCTTGCACGCTATGCTAACCATCGGCTCGGCGTACAAGAGCATGCATGGGATGGAAAACGCCCCTCGAATCCTCAACTATAG
- a CDS encoding Nramp family divalent metal transporter, which translates to MTDQVSLSEVHQSVAVPKPGTGVSIFRRLLAFGGPAYLVSVGYMDPGNWATDLEGGARFGYALLWVLLLSNLMALLLQTLSARLGIVTGRDLAQACRDEYPKPVAVALWFLCEIAIAACDLAEVLGTAIAINLLFGLSLLWGVLLTALDAFVLLGLQRLGVRKLEGAIISLVVLIGGCFLIEIILAQPQWGGIARGLIPSLPNGSLVIAIGIIGATVMPHNLYLHSALVQTRQIEQTTEGKREACKFNLVDAFVALNGAFLINAAILILSATVFFSHSQVVTEIQQAHSLLSPLLGTTFAGILFAVALLASGQSSTVTGTLAGQITMEGFLHLRIRPVARRLITRMLAIIPAVIVISIMGDGSTLGLLLTSQVVLSLQLSFALIPLIQFTADKRLMGEFANPIWVRILSWLTALVIIGLNGKYIIDFEQSLLSSDGSSRVWGFILLPVLAAIVALLAYIIVKPWLRKQAGRLTRKARTRRLVTTVESGNRYGIVGVAVEGSDDDERVVSEARSFCAPGGTLVLIHVVGSGPTIFHREQTHDSAARAAEELMTDWEQRLATVSDLRVQTKIGFGDPPRELVRIAKEQQLELLVMRSHGHRGFKDLLFGATISPVRHELSIPLFIVQ; encoded by the coding sequence ATGACTGATCAGGTATCACTGTCGGAGGTACATCAGAGTGTTGCTGTCCCGAAACCCGGGACAGGTGTGAGTATTTTCCGGCGGCTTCTTGCATTCGGTGGGCCGGCGTATTTGGTAAGCGTCGGCTACATGGATCCTGGCAATTGGGCAACCGATCTTGAAGGTGGGGCTCGCTTTGGGTATGCCTTACTATGGGTGTTGCTGCTGAGCAATCTCATGGCGTTGCTGCTACAGACGCTTTCCGCTCGGCTCGGGATTGTCACGGGGCGTGATCTGGCACAAGCATGCCGAGATGAATATCCAAAGCCCGTAGCAGTTGCGCTGTGGTTTCTATGCGAAATAGCGATCGCCGCATGCGATCTTGCAGAAGTACTTGGGACTGCCATCGCCATCAATCTATTGTTCGGTCTTTCACTGTTGTGGGGAGTACTGCTCACCGCCCTCGATGCATTTGTACTGCTCGGGCTGCAGCGCCTTGGAGTCAGAAAACTGGAGGGGGCAATCATTTCATTGGTCGTGCTGATCGGGGGGTGTTTTCTGATCGAGATCATTTTGGCACAACCACAGTGGGGAGGCATTGCCAGGGGATTAATCCCGTCCTTGCCAAATGGCAGCCTTGTGATTGCTATCGGCATTATCGGGGCCACCGTCATGCCACATAACTTGTATCTTCACTCGGCATTGGTCCAAACCCGACAGATTGAGCAGACAACAGAAGGGAAGCGAGAGGCCTGCAAGTTTAATCTCGTCGATGCCTTTGTCGCCCTCAACGGTGCGTTTCTGATTAATGCCGCCATTCTTATCCTTTCTGCGACGGTATTTTTTTCACATTCCCAGGTCGTTACAGAGATCCAACAGGCACACTCTCTGCTTTCGCCATTGCTTGGTACAACGTTCGCGGGTATTCTCTTTGCCGTGGCGCTCTTAGCGAGCGGACAATCATCGACGGTCACGGGCACACTCGCAGGCCAGATTACAATGGAGGGGTTTCTGCACTTGCGCATTCGTCCGGTCGCTCGTCGATTGATCACCAGAATGCTCGCGATCATCCCAGCGGTGATTGTGATTTCTATTATGGGCGATGGGTCGACGCTCGGATTGTTGTTGACCAGCCAAGTAGTCCTCAGTCTGCAATTGTCTTTTGCATTGATACCACTGATTCAATTCACGGCTGACAAGCGCTTGATGGGAGAATTTGCCAATCCGATCTGGGTCAGGATATTATCATGGCTTACGGCCCTGGTAATCATCGGACTCAACGGCAAGTATATTATCGATTTCGAGCAATCGTTATTATCATCGGATGGGAGCAGTCGCGTGTGGGGGTTTATACTCTTGCCGGTTCTTGCTGCTATTGTAGCTCTGCTAGCCTATATCATTGTCAAACCTTGGCTGCGCAAGCAGGCGGGACGCTTGACCCGCAAGGCACGCACGCGGAGATTGGTCACTACCGTGGAGTCAGGCAACCGTTACGGGATCGTTGGAGTGGCAGTAGAGGGAAGTGACGATGACGAGCGGGTCGTGAGCGAGGCCCGGTCGTTTTGCGCACCCGGTGGGACACTCGTTCTCATTCATGTCGTCGGCAGCGGACCAACCATCTTCCATCGCGAACAAACGCACGATAGCGCCGCACGTGCGGCAGAAGAGTTAATGACCGATTGGGAGCAGCGATTGGCAACGGTTTCCGATCTTCGCGTGCAGACAAAGATCGGCTTCGGCGATCCGCCTCGCGAGCTGGTGCGGATCGCAAAAGAACAACAGTTAGAACTGTTGGTAATGCGCTCGCACGGTCATCGTGGTTTCAAGGATCTACTCTTCGGCGCGACCATTTCGCCGGTGCGACACGAACTTTCGATTCCATTGTTCATTGTACAATGA
- a CDS encoding glycosyltransferase family 9 protein, producing the protein MKRALVMQPAFIGDAICSVALANTLATIDPEFEISYLVRPESASLLSYAPNIHRVFAFDKYGEDSGIKGIEAKAAELNSVGFDVVFCLHRSRRTIELVKRLNVPMKVGIVPSPVFTHVIPAEKTDDAPTSAARLARTLSSNADITALPTLRLPSTLLPPEFSQLPRPIIGIAPGSVWKTKRWPARHVASLIQLLSSRAGSIVLIGQKTDVDSEIINPVSTYDVKLISYLSKLSLEASAAVISHLDVLVSNDSAPVHIAVAVGTPVVDVLGPTVKEFGFAPRPASGIVAECEGLWCRPCASHGSNECPIHTFDCMNKIDPAVVLARTLEYVAR; encoded by the coding sequence GTGAAGCGCGCACTCGTCATGCAGCCGGCGTTCATCGGGGATGCCATCTGTTCTGTGGCTCTCGCGAATACGCTTGCGACGATCGACCCGGAATTTGAAATAAGTTACCTGGTTCGGCCGGAGTCCGCGAGTCTTCTGAGCTATGCCCCTAATATCCACCGTGTGTTTGCGTTTGACAAATATGGCGAGGATTCCGGTATTAAGGGGATTGAAGCGAAAGCGGCGGAATTGAATTCCGTCGGTTTTGACGTCGTGTTTTGCTTGCACCGCTCAAGGCGCACGATAGAGTTGGTCAAGCGTTTGAATGTCCCAATGAAGGTTGGTATTGTCCCAAGTCCTGTATTCACGCATGTCATACCTGCGGAGAAGACCGATGACGCCCCGACTTCTGCGGCGCGATTAGCTCGAACGCTATCGTCAAACGCGGACATTACGGCGCTGCCGACGCTTAGATTACCATCCACGCTCTTACCTCCGGAGTTCTCACAGCTCCCACGCCCGATTATTGGTATCGCGCCTGGGAGCGTGTGGAAGACAAAACGGTGGCCTGCCAGACATGTTGCTTCGCTTATCCAGTTGCTCTCATCTCGGGCAGGAAGTATCGTGTTAATCGGCCAGAAAACGGATGTTGATTCTGAAATTATTAACCCTGTAAGTACATATGATGTAAAGTTGATAAGCTATTTATCAAAACTATCTCTTGAAGCATCGGCGGCGGTGATTTCACACTTAGATGTGTTAGTATCAAACGACAGCGCCCCTGTACATATCGCAGTCGCTGTTGGCACCCCGGTTGTCGATGTCCTCGGTCCTACCGTGAAGGAATTCGGTTTTGCTCCTCGTCCTGCATCCGGCATAGTGGCTGAATGCGAGGGCTTATGGTGCAGGCCGTGTGCTTCGCACGGTTCCAATGAGTGCCCGATCCATACGTTCGATTGCATGAATAAGATCGACCCTGCCGTCGTACTGGCACGTACATTGGAGTACGTAGCGCGGTAA